In Salinigranum marinum, one DNA window encodes the following:
- a CDS encoding nitrous oxide reductase accessory protein NosL gives MCEHTRLGVPRRTVLAGTAALGVSALAGCSGSSGGGGEPPEPITLTQEHSCDVCGMVIPNHPGPSAEVFYPGREPAGHANPARFDSTWEAYQFDFERRDEGWEPAGFYVTDYSAVDYRTFTDGGDTLVSTHPEASSFVDSEEVTYVVGSEVKGAMGRDLIGFSDRADAESFRDEHGGQLMGHGDVTRATIASLGR, from the coding sequence ATGTGCGAGCACACGCGTCTCGGGGTCCCCAGGCGGACGGTCCTCGCGGGGACGGCGGCGCTCGGCGTCAGCGCCCTCGCCGGGTGCAGCGGCAGCTCCGGCGGCGGTGGCGAGCCGCCCGAACCGATCACCCTCACACAGGAGCACAGCTGTGACGTCTGCGGGATGGTCATCCCGAACCACCCCGGTCCTTCCGCCGAGGTGTTCTACCCCGGCCGCGAACCCGCGGGGCACGCGAACCCCGCCCGGTTCGACAGCACGTGGGAGGCGTACCAGTTCGACTTCGAGCGTCGCGACGAGGGGTGGGAGCCGGCCGGGTTCTACGTGACGGACTACTCGGCGGTCGACTACCGCACGTTCACCGACGGGGGCGACACGCTCGTCTCGACGCATCCCGAGGCGTCGTCGTTCGTCGACAGCGAGGAAGTGACGTACGTCGTCGGGAGCGAGGTGAAGGGGGCGATGGGACGGGACCTGATCGGCTTCTCCGACCGGGCCGACGCGGAGTCGTTCCGCGACGAGCACGGTGGGCAGCTGATGGGCCACGGCGACGTCACCCGGGCGACCATCGCGAGCCTCGGACGATGA
- a CDS encoding NosD domain-containing protein has translation MTFVTPGAVRVATLVLAGLLVVSSGAFALGPSPGDQLRPVPFDRTLSTGMTYVDVNRAETENFHIPRAEVYFSQYRFVVGYYGVETAAGELAAPETTTSFGDPLAVFVSDFSTVSPVLTAGGYLTTERGRAVGWTRAADASFVVGSDARAPSRPIAVPFGDRADAATFAAEYGGRVVDWETLQRTAENPLDRRRARFEARVVDGNAWADGVAADGRALLDRPTAVVVGEDAPTLAAAIEQAPPNTTVRLPPGTYAATNLTIGKPLTLVGAGNETVVRGDGTDSVLELRHPRVAVSSLRIEGVGPNGTQRRPHGNLTQADWSQVVQFAYGQGDAGVVMHRANGSVVHDVTIDTPASGVIVRSSDRAAVVDSRIRGSDDPREGFMGVVLMQSRALVHGSTFVGGRDAVYTHRADGFVVRDNHMRGERYGVHFMYTSRGLVANNTIRDTRAGIIIMTRPVENVVVGNDVRDSGYGVIPVGGDSYYARNVLADNDHGISVSGHRSVYEGNVIADNGVGVRASTLFPTNWVVGNDIVDNDQQIETGRGPLRTWSRGDEGNYWGPLPIPDADGDGVLDRPYRPTGPVDGALRDQPAAWTVSRAPSAVALRAAGTDVSGLRSAGVVDRSPRASPATPDQLANATREAGA, from the coding sequence ATGACGTTCGTCACGCCCGGCGCGGTCAGGGTAGCGACGCTCGTCCTCGCCGGTCTGCTCGTGGTCTCCAGCGGCGCGTTCGCGCTCGGTCCATCCCCCGGCGACCAGCTCCGCCCCGTCCCGTTCGACCGGACGCTGTCGACCGGCATGACGTACGTCGACGTCAACCGCGCAGAGACCGAGAATTTCCACATCCCTCGCGCGGAGGTGTACTTCTCGCAGTACCGCTTCGTCGTCGGCTACTACGGCGTCGAGACGGCCGCCGGCGAACTCGCCGCGCCCGAGACAACCACGAGCTTCGGCGATCCGCTCGCGGTGTTCGTCTCGGACTTCTCGACGGTCTCGCCCGTCCTCACCGCGGGGGGGTACCTCACGACCGAGCGCGGGCGCGCCGTCGGGTGGACGCGTGCGGCCGACGCCTCGTTCGTCGTCGGGAGCGACGCGCGAGCGCCGAGTCGCCCCATCGCGGTCCCGTTCGGCGACCGGGCCGACGCCGCGACGTTCGCCGCCGAGTACGGCGGTCGGGTCGTCGACTGGGAGACGCTCCAGCGCACGGCCGAAAACCCCCTCGACCGGCGGCGCGCGCGGTTCGAAGCGCGGGTCGTCGACGGGAACGCGTGGGCCGACGGCGTAGCCGCCGACGGGCGCGCGCTGCTCGACCGCCCCACGGCCGTCGTCGTCGGCGAGGACGCGCCGACGCTGGCTGCCGCAATCGAACAGGCCCCGCCGAACACGACCGTCCGCCTCCCGCCGGGGACGTACGCGGCGACGAACCTCACGATCGGGAAGCCGCTCACGCTCGTCGGTGCCGGGAACGAGACGGTCGTCCGCGGGGACGGCACCGACAGCGTACTGGAACTGCGCCATCCCCGGGTGGCCGTGTCGTCGCTCCGCATCGAGGGCGTCGGCCCGAACGGTACCCAGCGCCGCCCGCACGGGAACCTCACCCAGGCTGACTGGTCACAGGTCGTCCAGTTCGCCTACGGCCAGGGCGACGCCGGCGTCGTGATGCACCGCGCGAACGGCTCCGTCGTCCACGACGTCACCATCGACACGCCCGCCAGCGGCGTCATCGTCCGCTCGTCCGATCGGGCCGCCGTGGTGGACAGCCGGATCCGCGGGAGCGATGACCCACGCGAGGGGTTCATGGGCGTCGTCCTGATGCAGTCGCGGGCCCTGGTTCACGGATCGACGTTCGTCGGCGGGCGCGACGCCGTCTACACCCACCGGGCCGACGGCTTCGTCGTCCGCGACAACCACATGCGCGGCGAGCGGTACGGCGTCCACTTCATGTACACGTCGCGGGGGCTCGTGGCGAACAACACGATCCGTGACACGCGCGCGGGAATCATCATCATGACCCGCCCCGTCGAGAACGTGGTCGTGGGCAACGACGTCCGCGACTCGGGCTACGGCGTCATCCCCGTCGGCGGCGACAGTTACTACGCCCGGAACGTCCTCGCCGACAACGACCACGGCATCTCGGTGTCGGGCCACCGCTCCGTGTACGAGGGGAACGTGATCGCGGACAACGGTGTCGGCGTCCGTGCCTCGACCCTGTTCCCCACGAACTGGGTGGTCGGCAACGACATCGTGGACAACGACCAGCAGATCGAGACGGGCCGTGGGCCGCTCCGGACGTGGTCCCGCGGCGACGAGGGGAACTACTGGGGGCCGCTCCCGATCCCCGACGCCGACGGCGACGGCGTCCTCGACCGCCCGTACCGACCGACTGGGCCGGTCGACGGGGCGCTCCGCGATCAGCCGGCGGCGTGGACCGTCTCGCGGGCCCCGTCGGCCGTCGCGCTCCGGGCGGCCGGCACCGACGTCTCCGGCCTGCGGTCGGCGGGCGTCGTCGACCGGTCGCCGCGCGCGTCGCCGGCCACCCCCGACCAGTTGGCGAACGCGACCCGGGAGGCGGGGGCGTGA
- a CDS encoding ABC transporter ATP-binding protein has translation MTDTNPTAGVDAAASEAAGSGGVDPAVTVDGLSHGFGDVDVLDGVSLTVKAGSLVALVGPNGSGKSTLLRVVAGVLDPDGGRVDVAGSGVRPVGYLPQRPSFRPGFTVADTLGFYADLLGPEAASGVDVRAALEAVGLAEARNRRVEALSGGMTRLLGLAQALLGDPPVLVLDEPASGLDPAMSAHIYRTVREAADDGRAVFVASHDLAAIERTADRVALLDRGRIVRDGTPTELIDDAGVESLGEVFLDTVGATEGLTVRTGLGRAGEGERR, from the coding sequence GTGACCGACACGAACCCGACCGCCGGCGTCGACGCCGCGGCCTCCGAGGCGGCCGGTTCCGGCGGCGTCGACCCGGCGGTCACCGTCGACGGTCTCAGCCACGGGTTCGGCGACGTGGACGTCCTCGACGGCGTCTCGCTCACCGTCAAGGCGGGGTCGCTCGTCGCGCTGGTCGGCCCCAACGGCTCCGGGAAGTCGACCCTGCTCCGGGTCGTCGCCGGGGTGCTCGACCCCGACGGCGGGCGCGTCGACGTCGCCGGGAGCGGCGTCCGCCCCGTCGGCTACCTCCCTCAGCGACCGTCGTTCCGGCCGGGCTTTACCGTCGCCGACACGCTCGGCTTCTACGCCGACCTGCTCGGCCCCGAGGCGGCGAGCGGGGTGGACGTCCGCGCGGCGCTCGAAGCGGTCGGACTCGCCGAGGCCCGGAACCGCCGGGTCGAGGCCCTTTCCGGAGGGATGACGCGACTGCTGGGGCTCGCGCAGGCGCTGCTCGGCGACCCGCCGGTGCTCGTGCTCGACGAACCGGCGAGCGGCCTGGACCCCGCGATGTCCGCCCACATCTACCGGACCGTGCGCGAGGCGGCCGACGACGGCCGCGCGGTGTTCGTCGCCTCGCACGACCTCGCCGCGATCGAGCGGACGGCCGACCGGGTCGCCCTGCTCGACCGGGGGCGGATCGTCCGCGACGGCACCCCCACCGAGCTGATCGACGACGCCGGCGTGGAGAGCTTGGGAGAGGTGTTCCTCGACACCGTCGGTGCGACCGAGGGGCTCACCGTCCGGACCGGGCTCGGACGCGCCGGGGAGGGTGAGCGCCGATGA
- a CDS encoding ABC transporter permease, with protein MTLTERAGRYRALAVAARELRSVARTWSVIALGAVVFASVVGVVVAGSGAGGFVPLALDLLFAVEVLVPLFAFAAGYRTVLDDRASGELEAIRTYPLARAEYVLGAYLGRALFVASVLVATLVVAGIVGATLAPGRTDVIAANEAADSAWLFVRFSVLVVGFGLTTLAVAVAVSAAARSVRQALAVVVALAVAFLVGVDAGVVAGLASGLSPDATPILIALSPASAFRGLVLDLVVGAVSGRDAGSALGGLVGLVGWFGGSLVVAVLTVWDERG; from the coding sequence ATGACGCTCACGGAGCGCGCGGGGCGCTACCGCGCGCTCGCGGTCGCGGCGCGCGAACTCCGGTCGGTCGCCCGCACGTGGTCGGTGATCGCCCTCGGGGCCGTGGTGTTCGCCAGCGTCGTCGGCGTCGTCGTCGCCGGCAGCGGGGCCGGCGGGTTCGTCCCGCTCGCGCTCGATCTGCTGTTCGCCGTCGAGGTGCTCGTCCCCCTGTTCGCCTTCGCCGCGGGCTACCGGACGGTGCTCGACGACCGCGCCTCGGGCGAACTCGAAGCGATCCGGACGTACCCGCTCGCGCGGGCGGAGTACGTCCTCGGCGCGTACCTCGGTCGGGCGCTGTTCGTCGCGAGCGTCCTCGTGGCGACGCTCGTCGTCGCGGGGATCGTCGGCGCGACGCTCGCGCCGGGACGGACCGACGTCATCGCGGCGAACGAGGCCGCCGACTCCGCGTGGCTGTTCGTTCGGTTTTCCGTACTCGTGGTCGGCTTCGGCCTCACGACGCTCGCCGTCGCGGTCGCGGTTTCGGCCGCCGCCCGGAGCGTTCGGCAGGCGCTCGCGGTCGTCGTCGCGCTCGCCGTGGCGTTCCTCGTCGGCGTCGATGCCGGCGTCGTCGCGGGACTCGCAAGCGGCCTCTCGCCCGACGCCACGCCGATTTTGATCGCGCTCTCGCCGGCCAGCGCGTTCCGCGGCCTCGTGCTCGACCTCGTGGTGGGGGCGGTGAGCGGCCGCGACGCGGGCAGCGCGCTCGGCGGGTTGGTCGGTCTCGTCGGGTGGTTCGGCGGTTCGCTCGTCGTGGCCGTGCTCACCGTCTGGGACGAGCGGGGTTAG
- a CDS encoding FAD-dependent oxidoreductase, which produces MNATVAVVSVHDAGPDTVAIEFETPAEFHAMPGQFVKLSGEIDGEEYGRFYTLSSPDVEGSFEITVGVSEESGPFARSLTGLEPGDELDMQGPFGSDHYEGESRVVVLAGGPGVGPAVGIGERALAEGNEAAVVYLDDAPAHVTRLEELAAVGATVVMDDADADLTVHLRDALSGDDDQVFVYGFADFVDRARDALDAVGYVGEAKIENFG; this is translated from the coding sequence ATGAACGCGACAGTCGCCGTCGTCTCTGTTCACGACGCGGGGCCGGATACCGTCGCCATCGAGTTCGAGACGCCCGCGGAGTTCCACGCCATGCCCGGCCAGTTCGTGAAACTCTCCGGCGAGATCGACGGCGAGGAGTACGGCCGCTTCTACACGCTCTCGTCGCCCGACGTCGAGGGGAGCTTCGAGATCACCGTCGGCGTCAGCGAGGAGAGCGGTCCCTTCGCCCGTTCGCTCACCGGACTCGAACCCGGCGACGAACTCGACATGCAAGGGCCGTTCGGTTCCGACCACTACGAGGGCGAGTCGCGCGTCGTCGTGCTCGCGGGCGGGCCGGGCGTCGGCCCCGCGGTCGGAATCGGCGAACGCGCGCTCGCCGAGGGCAACGAGGCGGCCGTCGTCTACCTCGACGACGCCCCCGCACACGTCACGCGGCTGGAAGAACTCGCCGCCGTCGGTGCCACCGTCGTCATGGACGACGCCGACGCCGATCTCACGGTACACCTCCGCGACGCGCTCTCGGGTGACGACGACCAGGTGTTCGTCTACGGCTTCGCCGATTTCGTCGACCGCGCTCGCGACGCGCTCGACGCGGTGGGGTACGTGGGTGAGGCGAAGATCGAGAACTTCGGCTAA